A single region of the Sorghum bicolor cultivar BTx623 chromosome 7, Sorghum_bicolor_NCBIv3, whole genome shotgun sequence genome encodes:
- the LOC110437295 gene encoding spidroin-1-like, whose amino-acid sequence MELVGTALESTKTHGRKPKRERGRGRAHHGENWRRIRLGLAGRRTVDHGGAPAGYATVHCALRESRSGRESKIGARRRLGLKRGQKGKARGREKDRGERGPAVLNRERGKREEAVGGEGADRWAPSVGERERERVGELASWASAQEEKKGAQRCGAVTALTSHSCSSVSASSKASSSSSAALDASPPAAAAAAASSGAAEDEGRAASLDQAAGGGGGEDEDEARAEAGAAGAGAAGRSTAGWRVQGRRGRRAQGVRRGCERCADGGSAAAAALRAGGAAPCVRSGGAAACVRSCGWDSTGESQAAAGWRSGLWRGGAMAGRAELAGVD is encoded by the exons ATGGAGCTCGTGGGGACGGCCCTAGAAAGCACCAAAACGCACGGGAGAAAGCCGAAGAGGGAGAGGGGAAGGGGGCGCGCTCACCACGGTGAAAATTGGAGGCGGATACGGCTCGGTTTGGCCGGACGGCGGACGGTGGATCACGGCGGCGCTCCGGCGGGTTATGCAACAGTTCACTGCGCTCTGCGCGAGAGTCGGAGCGGAAGAGAGAGCAAAATAGGAGCGAGAAGGCGGCTCGGGCTCAAGCGCGGCCAAAAGGGCAAGGCGCGGGGGAGGGAGAAGGATCGTGGGGAGCGGGGGCCTGCAGTTCTGAACCGAGAGAgagggaagagggaggaggcggTTGGAGGAGAAGGAGCTGACAGATGGGCCCCATCTGTcggcgagagagagagggagagggtggGGGAGTTGGCCAGCTGGGCCTCGGCCCAGGAAGAGAAGAAGGGGGCGCAGC GATGCGGGGCGGTCACGGCACTAACCTCTCACAGCTGCTCGTCGGTGAGCGCGTCCTCGAAggcctcctcctcttcttccgcCGCCCTCGACGCCTCCccgccagcggcggcggcggcggccgcctccTCGGGCGCCGCTGAAGACGAGGGGCGCGCCGCCTCCCTAGATCAAGCggcaggcggaggaggaggcgaagacgaggacgaggcacGAGCGGAGGCCGGAGCGGCTGGGGCAGGGGCGGCCGGGCGGTCGACGGCAGGGTGGAGGGTGCAGGGGAGGCGGGGGCGCAGGGCGCAGGGGGTGCGGCGGGGCTGCGAGCGGTGTGCCGACGGCGggagtgcggcggcggcggcgctgcgtgcGGGTGGAGCTGCTCCGTGCGTCCGCTCGGGTGGAGCTGCTGCGTGCGTCCGCTCCTGTGGTtgg GACTCAACAGGGGAGAGCCAGGCGGCGGCCGGCTGGCGCTCTGGCCTCtggcgcggtggcgccatggctgggcgagccgagctcgccggcgtCGACTGA